TCCTTCTCGGGCCGCATGATGACGAACGTCTCGGCCTGGTTGGGCGCCTCGTCGTCAGTGCCGTCTTCCGGGTGGCCTTGCTCGGTGAGGACGTCCTTCACCTCGGGAAATTTCAGCAGATCGAGGCGCGTGTCCCGCAAAAGCTCGGCGCCGCGCTCCAGCGAGACGGCGCTGGGCATGGTGACGGTGACGTGGATGTCGCCCTCGTTCATCTCGGGCAGAAATTCGGCGCCCAGCTTGGGAATCAGGGCCACCGCCAACCCCAGCAGGCACAAACCCGCCAGCGGCGGCAGCAACGGATGGCGCAAGGCCACGCGCAGGCCGCTCAGGTACCGGGCGCGCAGCCAGATCAGAAAGCCCGGATCTTTTTCTTCCACCTTGCGGTTCTTCAGCAAGATGGTGGTCAGCGCCGGGACGGTGGTCATGGTGAAGATCAGCGCACCCAGCAGCGCGAAACCGTAGGTGAGGGCCACCGGCCGGAAGATGCGGCCCTCGACGCGCTCAAGCGTGAAGATGGGCATCATCGCGGCGCCGATGATCGACATCGAGAACAGCGTCGGGCGCACCACCTCTTTCGCCGACGTCGCCACCACGTGCGGCACCTCCTCGGGCGGCGGCTGCTCCTCGGCCAGGTGGCGGTAGGCGTTCTCGACCATGATCACCGCGCCGTCCAGCAAGATGCCGAAGTCGACGGCGCCCATCGACAGCAAGTTCGCCGGCACGCCCGCGTAATAAAGACCGACGAACGCCGCCAGCAACGCCAGCGGCATGGTCACCGCCACCGCCACCGACCCGCTGACCGCGCGCAGGAACAGCCACAGCACCATGCTGACCAGGGCGACGCCCTCCAGCATGTTGTGCGAGACCGTCTTCAGCGTGGTGTCGACCAGGCGCGTGCGGTCGTAGAACGGGACGATGTGCATGCCCTTGGGCAGGATGTCGCGGTTGATGCGATCGACGGCTTCGTGAATGCCGTTCAGAACATCCTTGGGGTTTTCCCCGCGGCGAAGAAGGATCGTTCCTTCGATCGAATCGATGGCCTCGTTGCGGGCCACCGCGCCCCGGCGCGGCGTGTAGGCCTCGGCGACGTGGGCGACGTTGCGAACCAGGATCGGCGTGCCCTTCACCGCCTTGACCACGGTGTCCTCGATGTCCCTGGGCGTGCGCAGGTAGCCGCGGCCGCGCACCACGAACTCGGATTCGCCGTGGGTCAGGTAGCCGCCCGACGTGGCGCCGTTCGACTGGGCGACGGCGTCGATCAGATCCTTCAGCGTCAGGCCGTTGTTGCGCAGGCGGGCCGGATCCGCCAGCACGTGATACTCCTTTTGAAAGCCGCCGAAGTTCACCACGTCGGCCACGCCGGGCGAGCGCATCAGCTGCTTTTCGACCACCCAGTCTTGCCAGCCGCGTAGCTCGCTGGGCGTGTGGCGATCGCTCTCCAGCGTGTACTGGTAGACCTGACCGACGGGCGTGTCGTTGGGACCAAGCTGCGCGTTCACCCCCGACGGGAGCTCGGCGTCGGACAGCATCTGGGACACCTGCTGCCGCGCCCAGTAGATGTCCACGTCGTCTTCGAAGGTCAGGATCACCTGCGACAGGCCGAACGAGGTGATCGATCGCTGCACCAGCACGCGCGGCACACCGGTCAAGGCGCGTTCGACCGGCAGGGTGACTTGTTTTTCCACCTCCTCGGCCGCCTGCCCGGGATAAAGCGTGATGATCATGACCTGGACGTTGGTGACGTCAGGAAAGGCTTCGATCTTCAGCTTGGAGAACGTCAGCACGCCAAAGGCAGCGAAGGCCAACGTGCCGACCAGGGTCAGGACGCGACGGTGGACGGCAAAATCTATCAGTCGATCAAACATGGGGGGATGCGCCGCGAGTCTTCCGGCAAGGCTCCAGCAAGGCACGTGCCCGTCGGAAATCAGACGGAAGGGGCACCGCAGCGGCGGTAGATACAACTTTCTTCCAGTCGGCCCTACAAGAATCTTTCAGGGTCGATG
Above is a window of Polyangia bacterium DNA encoding:
- a CDS encoding CusA/CzcA family heavy metal efflux RND transporter, which gives rise to MFDRLIDFAVHRRVLTLVGTLAFAAFGVLTFSKLKIEAFPDVTNVQVMIITLYPGQAAEEVEKQVTLPVERALTGVPRVLVQRSITSFGLSQVILTFEDDVDIYWARQQVSQMLSDAELPSGVNAQLGPNDTPVGQVYQYTLESDRHTPSELRGWQDWVVEKQLMRSPGVADVVNFGGFQKEYHVLADPARLRNNGLTLKDLIDAVAQSNGATSGGYLTHGESEFVVRGRGYLRTPRDIEDTVVKAVKGTPILVRNVAHVAEAYTPRRGAVARNEAIDSIEGTILLRRGENPKDVLNGIHEAVDRINRDILPKGMHIVPFYDRTRLVDTTLKTVSHNMLEGVALVSMVLWLFLRAVSGSVAVAVTMPLALLAAFVGLYYAGVPANLLSMGAVDFGILLDGAVIMVENAYRHLAEEQPPPEEVPHVVATSAKEVVRPTLFSMSIIGAAMMPIFTLERVEGRIFRPVALTYGFALLGALIFTMTTVPALTTILLKNRKVEEKDPGFLIWLRARYLSGLRVALRHPLLPPLAGLCLLGLAVALIPKLGAEFLPEMNEGDIHVTVTMPSAVSLERGAELLRDTRLDLLKFPEVKDVLTEQGHPEDGTDDEAPNQAETFVIMRPEKDWHTGRSKAQIVDLMRASLEKRPGVVYNFSQPIKDRVEESISGIRGQIVVKIYGEDLNLMQARLEDVRRILTAVRGSRDVEVYRAGSAQHVVADIDRSAAARYGIQVQDIEDAIEIGFGGRLATSMWEGERKVGVRVKLPVPNEGDASALAHLDIPVDGTEGATRLPLSALATIHVDRGRTQINREQGGRFLAIKCNIEGRDMGSFVNEAQKAVRAQVKLPEGYYMTWGGEFENQRRAMKRLSIIVPISILLIFALLYLTFQAFLPAVVVLLVVPFATVGGVFALYLTGTVLSVSAAVGFITLFGVSVMDGVLLITYVRQARERSPESEDAILQAVSQRLRPVLMTALLASLGLLPAALSHAIGSDTQRPFAIVIIGGLITSTLLTMLLLPTLYKLADSWFGAGRRSRRRLSRVDG